In the genome of Nitrospiria bacterium, one region contains:
- a CDS encoding redoxin domain-containing protein, protein MKIWHFILVMAVLGLLALFYKGLWGDPRSIPTVLIGTPAVTFSGPEVRTGEIVSTNRFQGKVLLINFWASWCLECRTEHENLLALNRRFSPNPDFVMLGIDYQDRLEDAQKYLQEYGSNFDHVRDLKGTISIDYGVYGVPETFVIDRQGVIRYKYVGPLVGPGYTHLTDDILQPLLEGRSISRS, encoded by the coding sequence ATGAAAATCTGGCATTTTATTCTGGTGATGGCGGTGCTGGGACTCCTGGCCCTTTTCTATAAAGGACTTTGGGGCGACCCGCGGTCCATCCCGACCGTCCTGATCGGCACCCCGGCGGTGACGTTTTCCGGCCCGGAAGTCCGCACGGGAGAAATCGTGTCCACGAACCGCTTCCAGGGCAAGGTCCTCCTGATCAACTTCTGGGCCTCCTGGTGTTTGGAATGCCGCACGGAGCATGAAAATCTGCTGGCCCTCAACCGGCGATTCAGCCCGAATCCGGATTTCGTGATGCTGGGCATCGATTATCAGGATCGCCTGGAAGACGCCCAGAAATACCTGCAGGAATACGGCAGCAACTTCGACCATGTCCGGGACCTGAAGGGAACGATCTCGATCGACTACGGCGTCTACGGGGTTCCGGAAACCTTTGTGATCGACCGGCAGGGCGTCATTCGCTATAAATACGTCGGCCCGCTGGTGGGTCCGGGCTATACCCATTTGACGGACGACATCCTTCAGCCTCTTCTGGAGGGAAGATCCATCTCCCGTTCATGA
- a CDS encoding heme lyase CcmF/NrfE family subunit, protein MFIEIGHFCVVLALVLSVLAMVSPIVGLKTARPELVRVARQAVTLNFFLVSIGMAALIYSFLTNDYSVKYVMETSNSKLPVFYKVAGLWGGHEGSLMLWVWILTAYSTLVVWLHWRTQPVVMPYLLSIQSLIMFGFLAMIVFLSNPFERLYPVPPDGRDLNPLLQDPAMVVHPPMLYLGYVGFSIPFAFAMSALFSGRLGEEWIKVTQRWTLFAWISLTTGILMGGYWAYYELGWGGYWGWDPVENASFMPWLVGTAFLHSVMVQEKRKMFKVWNLFLIIVTFSLSLIGTFLVRSGVLSSVHTFATDPGRGLYILVFLALMLALGFGTLIVRSGKLRSQIEMDSIVSKESVFLFNNLFFLVAAATVFLGTLYPLLVETLKTAKVSVGPPYYNAVFMPVALGLLLMMGIGPTIAWRKASLDNLKRNFMPAALLAVAAAVLAWLIGIRTVFGMAGALVVTFVATTIFVDFGKVSALWARRHETNYLIGFYRGFTNNQRRSAGLVTHLGVLIMVVGIIASTVYQVEKVVSMRIGDVIQLENYSIKMVGLHEVSGANWTAQEGLFEVSKGDRLLSVLKPQKRLYPVSETPTTEAALYTIHLGHIFLTMPEVASDNSVTVRALINPLVLLVWIGGGIMGLGVVLNIFRPRTKASA, encoded by the coding sequence ATGTTTATTGAAATCGGACATTTCTGCGTCGTTCTGGCCTTGGTTCTTTCGGTCCTCGCCATGGTCAGTCCGATCGTGGGATTGAAAACCGCCCGTCCCGAACTGGTTCGGGTCGCCCGTCAGGCCGTGACCCTGAATTTTTTCCTGGTCTCCATCGGCATGGCGGCCTTGATCTATTCCTTTCTGACGAATGACTATTCCGTGAAATACGTGATGGAAACTTCCAACAGCAAGCTCCCGGTTTTCTACAAAGTGGCCGGACTTTGGGGGGGTCACGAAGGCTCCCTGATGCTCTGGGTCTGGATCCTGACGGCCTACAGTACCCTCGTGGTCTGGCTGCACTGGAGAACCCAACCCGTCGTCATGCCCTATCTTTTATCGATCCAATCCTTGATCATGTTCGGGTTCCTGGCCATGATCGTTTTTCTGTCGAACCCTTTTGAACGTCTATACCCCGTCCCTCCGGACGGCCGGGACCTCAACCCGCTCCTTCAGGATCCGGCGATGGTCGTTCACCCGCCGATGCTGTACCTCGGCTACGTCGGCTTTTCGATCCCCTTTGCCTTTGCCATGTCGGCCCTTTTCTCCGGGCGGCTGGGCGAGGAATGGATCAAGGTCACGCAACGGTGGACGCTCTTTGCCTGGATTTCACTGACGACGGGCATCCTCATGGGCGGGTATTGGGCGTATTACGAGTTGGGGTGGGGCGGGTATTGGGGCTGGGACCCGGTGGAGAACGCCTCCTTCATGCCCTGGCTGGTCGGCACCGCATTTCTCCATTCCGTGATGGTCCAGGAGAAAAGAAAGATGTTCAAGGTCTGGAACCTCTTTCTGATCATTGTAACCTTTTCGCTCTCGCTGATCGGAACCTTTCTGGTCCGGAGCGGCGTCCTCTCTTCGGTTCATACCTTCGCGACCGATCCGGGACGAGGGCTGTACATCCTGGTGTTCCTGGCCTTGATGCTCGCGTTGGGGTTCGGAACCCTCATCGTCCGTTCGGGGAAGCTCCGGAGCCAGATCGAAATGGACTCGATTGTTTCCAAAGAGTCCGTCTTCCTTTTTAACAACCTTTTCTTTCTGGTCGCCGCGGCGACGGTTTTCTTGGGAACCCTCTACCCGCTCCTGGTCGAGACCCTCAAGACGGCCAAGGTCAGCGTCGGCCCCCCCTATTACAACGCCGTCTTTATGCCGGTGGCCCTCGGTCTCCTGCTGATGATGGGGATCGGCCCCACCATCGCGTGGCGAAAGGCCTCGTTGGACAATCTGAAAAGGAATTTTATGCCCGCCGCACTCCTCGCCGTCGCAGCGGCCGTCCTCGCATGGCTGATCGGGATCCGAACGGTTTTCGGCATGGCGGGCGCCTTGGTCGTCACGTTTGTCGCCACGACGATTTTCGTGGATTTTGGGAAGGTCTCGGCCCTCTGGGCCCGGCGTCATGAGACCAATTACCTGATCGGTTTTTATCGGGGTTTCACGAATAATCAAAGACGCTCCGCCGGACTCGTCACCCATCTGGGGGTACTGATCATGGTGGTCGGGATCATCGCCTCCACCGTTTACCAGGTTGAGAAGGTGGTTTCGATGCGGATCGGCGACGTCATCCAGTTAGAAAACTACTCCATCAAGATGGTCGGACTGCATGAGGTCTCCGGGGCCAATTGGACCGCCCAGGAAGGTCTCTTCGAGGTGTCGAAGGGAGACCGACTGCTGAGTGTCCTCAAACCACAGAAGCGACTCTATCCCGTATCCGAGACCCCGACAACGGAGGCCGCTCTCTACACCATCCATTTGGGGCATATTTTTCTGACGATGCCCGAGGTGGCGTCGGACAACAGCGTGACGGTCCGGGCGCTCATCAACCCGCTCGTGCTCCTCGTCTGGATCGGCGGAGGGATCATGGGCCTGGGCGTCGTCTTGAATATTTTCAGACCGAGGACAAAGGCGTCCGCATGA
- the ccmE gene encoding cytochrome c maturation protein CcmE, with protein sequence MNLSKGKKVGLIFSLIVIAGGLMYLGLGQFGQNLVYFFTPSEVVSFSPAYYGKKIRVGGMVVKGSLQVVPNTLKLSFTLTDGAATIPVVFEGIPPDLFKEGKGAVVEGYWDSQKQFHSNLIMAKHSEDYMPIEMKRAGVQLPKKDLLKTLQQ encoded by the coding sequence GTGAATTTGAGTAAGGGCAAAAAAGTCGGTTTAATCTTCAGCCTGATCGTGATCGCGGGAGGGTTGATGTATCTGGGATTGGGCCAGTTCGGGCAAAACTTAGTCTACTTTTTCACTCCGTCCGAAGTGGTTTCCTTTTCGCCGGCCTACTACGGCAAGAAGATCCGGGTGGGAGGGATGGTCGTAAAAGGAAGTCTCCAGGTCGTTCCCAATACGCTGAAGCTGAGTTTCACATTAACGGACGGTGCGGCCACCATCCCGGTCGTGTTCGAGGGAATACCGCCCGATCTCTTCAAGGAAGGCAAGGGGGCGGTCGTCGAAGGATACTGGGATTCCCAAAAACAGTTTCACTCCAATCTGATCATGGCCAAACACTCCGAGGATTACATGCCCATTGAGATGAAACGCGCCGGCGTGCAGCTTCCCAAGAAGGATCTTCTGAAAACCCTACAACAATAA
- a CDS encoding cytochrome c maturation protein CcmE: MKGFYIRWGVLILVGFWIAAIGAHRYNRDVRPLSPEQVLKNHLAGPVRMLGMVEAGSLRKDPLTSQMLFSLVEDGQRIPVVYQGKDTDSLRELKTLVVIGGWDAASQSFLAQDLALIPNYGFIIAAYLVMIPLALFLFMMERRVRLLYTEIKRSKLYEPEVGEFE; this comes from the coding sequence ATGAAAGGATTTTATATCCGCTGGGGAGTATTGATTCTGGTCGGGTTTTGGATTGCCGCCATCGGCGCACACCGCTATAACCGCGACGTGCGGCCCCTGAGCCCGGAGCAGGTCCTGAAAAATCATTTGGCCGGCCCGGTTCGCATGCTGGGCATGGTGGAAGCCGGAAGCCTTCGGAAGGATCCCCTCACCTCCCAAATGCTGTTTTCCCTCGTCGAAGACGGACAGCGGATTCCGGTCGTCTACCAAGGAAAAGACACGGACAGTCTTCGGGAACTCAAGACGCTTGTCGTGATCGGCGGCTGGGATGCCGCCTCGCAAAGCTTTCTGGCGCAGGACCTGGCCCTCATCCCGAACTACGGATTTATTATCGCGGCGTATCTCGTCATGATCCCGCTGGCCCTGTTTCTTTTTATGATGGAACGACGAGTTCGGTTGTTGTATACTGAAATCAAGCGGTCCAAGCTTTACGAACCCGAGGTCGGTGAATTTGAGTAA
- the ccmC gene encoding heme ABC transporter permease CcmC, whose protein sequence is MIRWIRRFEGWIGTAGGICIAIGLYFGLVASPPDSYQGEVVRIMYVHVPFASTSMTAYAVLTAASLWYLWKRDPLIDNLAHATAGIGVFFTSGALFTGSVWGKPTWNTWWTWDARLVSFTILLLILIGYLMLRTFIEDKEREARYAAILAIVGAVDLPIVHFSVEWWRTLHQPLSISQRGIAIAGVMLYPLIFMSVGFYLLFTYMVGVRTQMLYLKQLLEAKKGRLLGEVRL, encoded by the coding sequence ATGATTCGATGGATCCGAAGGTTTGAAGGCTGGATAGGAACCGCAGGAGGAATCTGCATCGCGATCGGGCTTTATTTTGGCCTGGTGGCCTCCCCTCCCGATTCCTATCAGGGCGAGGTCGTCCGGATCATGTACGTCCATGTTCCTTTCGCCAGCACGTCCATGACGGCCTATGCCGTCCTGACGGCGGCCAGTTTGTGGTATCTCTGGAAACGGGATCCGCTGATCGACAACCTGGCGCATGCCACTGCGGGCATCGGCGTCTTTTTTACGTCCGGGGCCCTCTTTACCGGATCGGTTTGGGGCAAACCGACTTGGAACACCTGGTGGACCTGGGATGCGCGCCTGGTTTCATTCACCATTTTATTGTTGATCCTGATCGGTTATCTCATGCTTCGAACGTTCATCGAGGACAAGGAACGGGAGGCGCGCTACGCCGCCATCCTGGCGATTGTTGGCGCCGTTGATCTCCCGATTGTTCATTTCTCGGTGGAGTGGTGGCGCACCCTGCACCAGCCGCTTTCGATCTCCCAGCGCGGAATCGCGATCGCCGGCGTTATGCTCTATCCGCTGATCTTCATGTCGGTGGGCTTTTACCTGCTGTTCACCTACATGGTGGGAGTCCGCACCCAGATGCTCTACCTCAAGCAGCTCCTGGAAGCCAAAAAGGGGCGCCTGTTGGGAGAGGTTCGTCTATGA
- a CDS encoding heme exporter protein CcmB, giving the protein MNFFNVIRWLAWKDLLSEMRSRENISSMFFFALIVILIFSFSFSMDQKTAQELMPGIMWVAFIFTGIIGLGKSFTAELQNDCLENLQMNPIPRGAIYLGKLVSNLLFMLVVEAILFPLFVIFFNLDIFEKIPLIMLILVAGTLGVSAVGTLFSAMTVQIRAREVMLPILLLPLIVPVIIGAVEATGGVLQGQPVMFYRPWIELLIIFDVIFTIVSFWVFEFILDH; this is encoded by the coding sequence ATGAACTTTTTTAACGTGATCCGATGGCTCGCCTGGAAAGATCTGCTCAGCGAGATGCGAAGCCGGGAGAACATCTCCTCGATGTTCTTCTTCGCGCTCATCGTCATTCTCATCTTCAGTTTCAGCTTCTCCATGGACCAGAAAACCGCCCAGGAATTGATGCCGGGAATCATGTGGGTGGCCTTTATCTTCACGGGGATCATCGGCCTCGGAAAATCCTTCACGGCGGAGCTGCAGAACGACTGCCTCGAGAACCTCCAGATGAACCCGATCCCGCGGGGGGCCATCTACCTGGGGAAGCTGGTGAGCAATCTGCTGTTCATGCTGGTGGTCGAGGCGATATTATTTCCGTTGTTCGTGATCTTTTTCAACCTGGATATCTTTGAAAAGATTCCGCTCATTATGTTAATATTAGTGGCCGGGACCTTGGGGGTCTCGGCGGTCGGCACGCTTTTTTCGGCGATGACGGTCCAGATCCGAGCCCGGGAAGTGATGCTCCCGATCCTGCTTCTGCCGTTGATCGTCCCGGTCATCATCGGGGCGGTGGAGGCCACGGGGGGCGTCCTGCAGGGACAACCGGTCATGTTCTACCGTCCATGGATCGAGTTGTTGATCATCTTTGACGTCATTTTTACGATCGTTTCCTTCTGGGTGTTTGAATTTATCTTGGATCATTAA
- the ccmA gene encoding heme ABC exporter ATP-binding protein CcmA translates to MSAIRGLQLSQSYRHYQVLKDVSFEVASGECYALFGPNGAGKTTLLKVLATLQKPSSGRFELLGFDGIRDRNKVRAILLMIAHGSYLYNELDAVENIRFAVGLRGLSPTAREIKVALDRVGIGAFADFKIRYFSEGMKKRLSIAKAMLIRPKVLLMDEPYSSLDERGITMMNHFIRENLEQGAAVLMTSHNRVHSAEVAGKAGVLHQGVLREIAVKDLVAAHELF, encoded by the coding sequence ATGTCTGCCATCCGAGGATTACAGCTAAGCCAATCGTACCGTCATTACCAGGTCTTGAAGGACGTTTCCTTTGAAGTGGCTTCGGGGGAATGCTACGCGTTGTTCGGCCCGAACGGTGCCGGCAAGACCACTCTGTTAAAGGTTCTGGCCACGCTCCAGAAACCTTCCTCGGGCCGCTTTGAGCTGCTGGGCTTTGACGGTATCCGGGACCGAAATAAGGTCCGTGCGATTCTGTTGATGATCGCGCACGGATCGTATCTGTACAACGAGCTGGACGCCGTGGAAAACATCCGCTTCGCCGTGGGTCTTCGCGGCCTGTCCCCTACCGCCCGCGAAATCAAGGTGGCGTTGGATCGTGTCGGGATCGGAGCCTTCGCGGATTTCAAGATCCGCTACTTTTCCGAAGGAATGAAAAAGCGGCTCTCGATCGCCAAGGCGATGCTGATCCGTCCCAAAGTGCTTCTGATGGACGAGCCTTATTCTTCCCTGGATGAGCGGGGCATCACGATGATGAACCACTTCATTCGGGAGAATCTCGAGCAGGGGGCGGCAGTCCTCATGACCTCCCACAACCGCGTCCACTCGGCCGAGGTGGCCGGGAAAGCCGGTGTGCTGCATCAGGGAGTGCTGCGCGAAATCGCCGTGAAGGATCTGGTCGCCGCTCATGAACTTTTTTAA
- a CDS encoding AsmA-like C-terminal domain-containing protein: MGNKWLWGIAAAFTVMLVLLAAAQWLAPRIINRESVKNNIETIVSKGLGGKLTYARLDYSLFPRPGIRLRGPNLSIPGRVTGTLASFDTYLEWLPLLTGKIQIATVMLDHPEFTLSLPGKTGTQAATAIEKSPKGNPMAILAAAAAGMPNLSIQIKEGGLTITEDGQKLISLRDVDTRMAFAPPSTTGGSDGVSPEQSFRIVGNFRGALTDESLPGPVRFTVEQFEINPQMISLTETRMRFLDASFNLSGRIEAYLTLDRKVDLNLNGTLGPDTMHWIVAKASLPPEMTVQTPLVLSRTHFQWERDKMMRMAGTAVVGHGPSVSYDVAQGTDRLAVRELRIEDKESRATLTMNFENRILDLSFAGNLVPSTLNGFFEHEQFEFGWLKGDFKARIVLDRPTESSAKGTLTGERLVLPLRKKTPVTIDRISLNAANHTLTLNPIVLAYGSFHHTVRGDLKAMENGWLLDLDSDGLEWEGLQALILPDATEKAGGEPPPPQNPFVPVRGTLRISTEYFSAGRWTARPARAEISLEPDRIRISMKEAVVCGVNLQGEATITPGNLDLDFKPSATHQDVESSLPCLTGEDLRSTGTFDLSGSFSAHGPGTDLVSHLQGTVTFTAKKGKIYRGGVIVRVLQFLNVSDLLRGSFPDPERKGVPYDSVTLRGNVKNGLLKFKEMIFVSPLVNIVGNGSVNLPDRNLNLTFLVAPFTTTDAVIKKIPLIKDILGGSLISIPVRVKGPFEKLEVETVPPEAVAEGLVGMMKRTLQAPIKLIEPIVPGAKKKS, encoded by the coding sequence ATGGGGAATAAATGGCTTTGGGGGATCGCGGCCGCGTTCACCGTTATGTTGGTCCTGCTGGCCGCGGCTCAATGGCTGGCACCCCGAATCATCAATCGAGAATCGGTGAAGAACAACATCGAGACCATCGTCTCGAAAGGGCTCGGCGGAAAATTGACCTATGCCCGCCTGGATTATTCCCTCTTTCCCCGTCCGGGCATCCGACTCCGGGGGCCGAACCTTTCGATCCCCGGCCGTGTGACGGGAACCTTGGCATCATTCGATACCTATCTGGAGTGGCTCCCCCTGCTCACCGGGAAAATTCAAATCGCCACTGTCATGCTGGACCATCCCGAATTCACTTTATCGCTGCCGGGGAAGACCGGAACTCAAGCGGCCACCGCCATTGAAAAATCGCCCAAAGGGAATCCGATGGCCATTCTGGCGGCGGCCGCCGCCGGGATGCCGAACCTTTCGATCCAAATCAAAGAAGGCGGGCTGACCATAACCGAGGACGGACAGAAACTCATATCCCTCCGGGATGTCGACACCCGGATGGCCTTTGCACCCCCCTCGACAACGGGTGGAAGCGACGGCGTTTCGCCGGAACAATCCTTCCGGATCGTGGGTAATTTCCGCGGTGCCCTCACGGATGAATCACTGCCCGGACCCGTTCGCTTCACTGTCGAACAGTTTGAAATCAATCCCCAGATGATCTCGTTGACAGAAACCCGAATGCGATTTCTGGACGCCTCCTTCAACTTATCGGGCCGGATAGAGGCTTACCTCACCCTGGATCGGAAAGTGGATTTGAACCTGAACGGGACCCTCGGTCCGGACACGATGCACTGGATCGTCGCCAAAGCCTCCCTGCCGCCTGAAATGACCGTTCAAACCCCGCTCGTTCTGTCCCGGACCCATTTCCAATGGGAGAGAGACAAAATGATGCGGATGGCGGGGACCGCCGTCGTCGGGCACGGCCCCTCCGTTTCATACGATGTGGCCCAGGGAACCGATCGCCTGGCCGTGAGGGAGCTCCGCATCGAAGACAAAGAATCCCGGGCGACGCTAACCATGAATTTCGAAAATAGGATTCTGGACCTGTCGTTCGCGGGAAACCTTGTGCCATCGACGCTCAACGGCTTCTTCGAGCATGAACAATTTGAGTTCGGATGGCTGAAAGGAGACTTCAAGGCCCGAATTGTTTTGGACCGTCCAACAGAATCCAGCGCCAAGGGAACCCTGACGGGGGAGCGACTGGTGCTCCCCCTTCGAAAGAAGACCCCGGTGACCATCGACCGGATCTCCCTGAACGCCGCGAATCACACCCTCACACTGAATCCGATCGTGCTGGCCTACGGGTCCTTTCACCATACGGTGAGGGGTGATCTTAAGGCGATGGAGAACGGATGGCTTCTGGACCTGGATTCTGACGGGTTGGAGTGGGAAGGACTTCAGGCATTAATCCTTCCGGATGCGACCGAGAAGGCGGGGGGAGAACCACCCCCGCCCCAAAATCCGTTCGTCCCCGTTCGCGGAACTCTTCGGATATCGACCGAATATTTTTCCGCGGGACGATGGACGGCGCGCCCCGCCCGAGCGGAGATCTCGCTCGAGCCCGACCGGATCCGAATCTCGATGAAGGAGGCCGTCGTATGCGGAGTAAATCTTCAAGGCGAAGCGACCATTACACCGGGAAATCTCGATCTGGATTTTAAACCCTCCGCGACCCATCAGGATGTGGAATCAAGTCTGCCCTGCCTTACCGGCGAGGACCTCCGATCCACCGGAACCTTTGACCTTTCCGGAAGCTTCTCCGCCCATGGTCCCGGGACGGACCTGGTGAGTCATCTTCAAGGAACGGTGACCTTTACGGCGAAGAAGGGGAAAATCTATCGAGGCGGGGTGATTGTTAGAGTCCTGCAGTTCCTTAATGTCAGCGACCTGCTCCGGGGAAGCTTCCCCGATCCGGAACGAAAAGGCGTACCTTACGATTCCGTGACCCTTCGGGGAAATGTGAAAAACGGTCTTTTGAAATTTAAAGAAATGATTTTCGTAAGCCCTCTGGTGAACATCGTCGGCAACGGTTCCGTCAATCTGCCCGACCGGAATTTGAACCTTACATTTCTGGTAGCCCCTTTTACCACGACCGATGCCGTGATCAAGAAAATTCCTCTGATCAAAGACATCCTGGGGGGTTCGCTCATAAGCATCCCGGTCCGGGTCAAAGGTCCTTTTGAGAAGCTGGAGGTGGAGACCGTCCCGCCCGAGGCGGTGGCGGAAGGCCTGGTCGGAATGATGAAGAGGACCCTCCAGGCTCCCATTAAGCTGATCGAACCGATCGTCCCGGGCGCCAAGAAAAAGTCCTGA
- a CDS encoding HIT family protein: MEPLRRPDPPDEKCAFCRIIRGETTCHRVFEDGLSLAFLDHRPLLRGHCLLIPKEHYERLEDLPNDRIGPFFKNVQLLARAVEKALNAEGSFVAINTRVSQSIPHLHVHIAPRWRNDGLFSKILVWRRSPYKDRSSIVEARDSIQSTIKRISAETEIHRS; the protein is encoded by the coding sequence ATGGAACCACTCAGGCGGCCCGATCCGCCCGACGAGAAATGCGCATTCTGCAGGATCATCCGGGGCGAAACCACCTGTCATCGGGTGTTTGAAGACGGTCTGTCCCTCGCCTTCCTGGATCACCGCCCCCTGCTGCGCGGGCATTGCCTCCTCATTCCCAAAGAGCATTACGAGCGGCTGGAGGATCTCCCCAATGACCGCATCGGCCCCTTTTTCAAAAACGTGCAGTTGCTGGCTCGCGCCGTCGAGAAAGCCCTGAACGCCGAGGGTTCCTTTGTGGCCATCAACACCCGCGTCAGCCAAAGCATTCCCCACTTGCATGTCCACATCGCCCCCCGCTGGAGAAATGACGGACTGTTCTCCAAAATCCTCGTCTGGAGGCGCAGTCCTTACAAGGATCGGTCATCCATCGTGGAAGCACGGGATTCGATTCAATCCACAATCAAGAGGATCTCGGCCGAAACCGAAATTCACCGATCCTGA
- a CDS encoding MlaD family protein, whose translation MRLSTEARVGLVVLLGVLILTYMTFKIGGYTFGTQAGYRIIALFDTVAGLDTKSKIRVAGVEVGQVETITLLDGQAKVTLRINPDVKLHRGTEAAVRATGLLGDKYLELVPGKEEGYLKDGDTITQSEQVADLDRLINQFSSIASDIKTVSASLREALGTKEGETSLKEIVANIRELSHNLNGTVKDNRENFTKAVANIQDVSSSLKTDLPKLMDSLNRTSEKLEAIATKVEKGEGTLGKLIQDDGIYNKLDSTLQGLNDITLKVEKGEGTIGKLFTDEKAYDQLTTTLEGVGNAVSRIERFRTIVEGSSEYQFDSHDTKGYFTVQLQPREDKFYLLQLVNDPRGNFTKTTTQTGNNPPVTTIKTKTQLKFSAEFGRRFSDLALRMGLVENSLGGGADFYLFNDALRFSADAWDFNSNDPQEKHPHLKATARYTFFRYLFVQGGYDNFLNKKIDTGFVGGGLRLDDDDLKYLIGSATLPVR comes from the coding sequence ATGCGATTGAGCACCGAAGCCCGGGTTGGATTGGTAGTTCTGCTCGGGGTTCTGATCTTGACCTATATGACCTTTAAGATAGGCGGATACACTTTCGGCACCCAAGCCGGCTATCGTATTATCGCGCTTTTCGACACCGTGGCGGGACTGGATACCAAATCCAAGATCCGGGTCGCCGGCGTGGAGGTCGGCCAGGTGGAAACCATCACGCTTCTGGACGGTCAGGCCAAGGTCACATTGCGGATCAATCCGGACGTCAAACTTCACCGAGGAACCGAGGCCGCCGTCCGCGCCACCGGACTCCTGGGAGATAAGTACCTCGAGCTCGTACCGGGAAAAGAAGAGGGCTACCTGAAGGACGGCGACACCATCACCCAGAGCGAACAGGTGGCCGATTTGGACCGCCTGATCAACCAGTTCAGCAGCATCGCATCCGACATCAAAACGGTCAGCGCCTCCCTCCGCGAAGCGCTCGGGACCAAGGAGGGCGAGACCTCCTTGAAGGAGATCGTGGCCAACATTCGCGAGCTCAGCCACAACCTCAACGGCACGGTGAAAGACAACCGCGAGAATTTCACCAAGGCCGTCGCCAATATCCAAGACGTCAGTTCATCCCTCAAAACGGATCTGCCCAAGCTGATGGATAGTCTCAATCGCACCTCCGAAAAACTGGAGGCGATCGCAACCAAGGTTGAGAAAGGCGAAGGGACGCTGGGCAAACTCATTCAGGACGATGGGATATACAACAAGCTGGATTCGACGCTCCAAGGGTTGAACGATATCACGCTGAAGGTCGAAAAAGGAGAGGGCACGATCGGGAAACTCTTCACCGACGAGAAAGCGTACGATCAACTCACAACGACCCTCGAAGGCGTGGGCAACGCCGTGTCCCGCATCGAACGGTTTAGGACCATCGTCGAGGGCAGCAGCGAGTATCAATTCGACTCCCATGATACCAAGGGTTATTTCACCGTCCAACTCCAACCCCGGGAGGACAAATTTTATCTTCTCCAGCTGGTGAATGATCCTCGGGGTAATTTTACAAAGACCACCACCCAGACCGGCAATAATCCACCGGTGACGACCATCAAGACCAAGACCCAGTTAAAGTTCAGCGCGGAGTTCGGACGACGGTTTTCGGACCTGGCCCTTCGGATGGGGCTGGTCGAAAACAGTCTCGGAGGGGGGGCCGATTTTTACCTCTTTAACGACGCCCTGAGATTCAGCGCCGATGCCTGGGATTTCAACAGCAACGACCCGCAGGAAAAGCATCCTCACCTCAAGGCCACCGCCCGTTACACCTTCTTCAGATATCTCTTCGTGCAAGGCGGCTACGACAATTTCCTCAACAAGAAAATCGACACCGGTTTTGTCGGCGGCGGCCTCCGTCTGGATGACGACGACCTTAAATACCTCATCGGCAGCGCCACGCTGCCGGTCCGATAG
- a CDS encoding ABC transporter ATP-binding protein — translation MGEPVIQLLDVYKSFGDNRVLQGTTLTIERGETMVIIGGSGSGKSVILKHIIGLMKPDRGMVIVAGQDLSSLRERALDELRKKFGMLFQYAALFDSLSVWENVGFSLRQKTQMKDAEIRRVATEKLAMVGLRGVEDRMPADLSGGMKKRVGLARALAMEPEILLYDEPTTGLDPIMADAINELILEMKRRLQVTGVAITHDMTSAYKIADRIAMLYQGKIQAVGTPEEIRNSDNPIVRQFVTGSSVGPIMTV, via the coding sequence GTGGGCGAACCGGTCATTCAGCTTTTGGATGTCTACAAATCCTTTGGGGACAATCGCGTTCTCCAAGGAACCACGCTCACGATCGAACGCGGCGAGACGATGGTGATCATCGGCGGAAGCGGAAGCGGCAAGAGCGTCATCCTCAAGCACATCATCGGGCTGATGAAACCGGACCGCGGAATGGTGATCGTCGCCGGACAGGACCTCTCCTCCCTGAGGGAGCGGGCGTTGGACGAGCTGCGGAAGAAGTTCGGGATGCTTTTCCAGTACGCGGCGCTTTTCGATTCTCTGTCGGTATGGGAGAATGTCGGCTTTTCCCTCCGCCAGAAAACCCAAATGAAGGACGCCGAGATCCGGCGGGTCGCGACCGAAAAGCTGGCCATGGTCGGCCTCCGAGGGGTCGAAGACCGCATGCCGGCCGATCTCTCCGGCGGAATGAAAAAGCGGGTCGGTCTCGCACGCGCGCTGGCGATGGAACCTGAAATTTTATTGTATGATGAGCCCACGACCGGACTGGACCCGATCATGGCGGACGCGATCAACGAATTGATCCTCGAGATGAAGCGCCGCCTCCAGGTCACGGGGGTGGCGATTACCCACGACATGACCAGCGCGTACAAGATCGCGGACCGTATCGCGATGCTGTACCAGGGGAAAATCCAAGCCGTGGGAACGCCGGAGGAGATCAGGAACAGCGACAATCCGATCGTCCGTCAGTTTGTCACAGGGAGCTCGGTCGGGCCGATTATGACGGTGTAG